The following are encoded together in the Desulfococcus multivorans genome:
- a CDS encoding UpxY family transcription antiterminator: MNDAILKPAWYVLHVKSRFENVVNEGLVKKSFEAFLPKIQVRSRRRDRRKMIQVPLFPGYLFVRTNLDPHLHLEIVRTVGAVRLVGNRTGPPVPVPDDVVSSLRIMVAAEKAVTTGRRYSKGERVMVTGGTLGGVVGVFSQYRGKGRVIVNIDILGQFAAVEVSEDDVITLPEIIS, translated from the coding sequence ATGAATGATGCGATATTGAAGCCGGCGTGGTATGTCCTTCATGTCAAAAGCCGGTTTGAAAATGTGGTGAACGAGGGGTTGGTTAAAAAATCCTTCGAGGCGTTTCTTCCGAAAATTCAGGTCAGGAGCAGACGACGGGACCGTCGCAAGATGATCCAGGTTCCGCTTTTTCCCGGCTACCTGTTCGTTCGGACGAATCTTGATCCCCACCTTCATCTGGAGATCGTCAGGACCGTCGGTGCGGTTCGGTTGGTCGGAAACCGGACGGGCCCCCCTGTGCCCGTTCCCGATGACGTCGTATCCTCTCTCCGGATCATGGTGGCGGCCGAAAAGGCCGTCACCACCGGGCGCCGCTATTCGAAAGGAGAGCGGGTGATGGTGACGGGAGGGACGCTTGGAGGGGTTGTCGGGGTATTTTCACAATACCGCGGAAAGGGTCGGGTCATCGTGAACATCGATATCCTGGGCCAGTTTGCTGCTGTCGAGGTCAGCGAAGACGACGTGATAACGCTTCCCGAAATAATTTCATAA
- a CDS encoding HU family DNA-binding protein → MNKLELISTLKNEANISKAEAAKIVEIFFDSMADALAKGERVEIRGLCSFYVKNYKSYTGRNPKTGDKVVINPKKLPFFKCGKELKERVDY, encoded by the coding sequence ATGAACAAACTGGAATTGATTTCCACCCTAAAAAATGAGGCGAATATATCCAAGGCGGAGGCAGCCAAGATTGTCGAAATATTTTTCGACAGCATGGCTGACGCGTTGGCGAAAGGGGAACGGGTTGAAATCAGGGGATTGTGCAGCTTTTATGTCAAAAATTACAAGAGCTATACAGGTAGAAACCCAAAGACCGGCGACAAGGTGGTCATCAATCCCAAGAAGCTTCCCTTTTTCAAATGTGGAAAAGAGTTGAAGGAACGCGTGGATTACTGA
- a CDS encoding ATP-binding protein: MQEQRALRILSVFFGKENVPHALLFTGIHGVGKRTAALMFAMACNCRRFADGTVQSRVDRDVMTVVGCDCKACRKILSGNHPDIHRVAPSGGMIRIDRVRELRHSLSLKPYEASLRIVIVEQAQTMNPEASNALLKILEEPPDRTIFILTALTPGDLLPTIASRCINVRFDPVPRRRRAAVWRAKYDLTSVEADLFAIMAEGSPGRINMDSPADRKAWLRRRKWLLNRLSEITSGTDRDLAVNGLMAFAERLFREKALIDGSLDMIRSFLRDLIIFKHAPEKILNEDVLSDIRRISIIFTEKSLLSKIEAVNAAQKAVGSNANIRLTLEVMVLQLAKK; this comes from the coding sequence TTGCAGGAACAGCGGGCGCTCAGGATTTTATCTGTCTTTTTCGGGAAGGAGAACGTTCCTCACGCCTTGCTCTTTACCGGAATTCATGGTGTCGGCAAGCGAACGGCCGCATTGATGTTCGCCATGGCCTGCAATTGCAGACGGTTTGCAGACGGGACGGTCCAATCCCGAGTCGATCGAGATGTGATGACCGTTGTCGGATGCGACTGTAAAGCCTGCCGAAAAATTCTTTCGGGGAACCATCCGGACATCCATCGAGTTGCCCCGTCAGGCGGGATGATCAGAATCGACCGCGTTAGAGAGCTTCGCCATTCACTGTCTCTGAAGCCTTACGAAGCGTCGCTCCGGATCGTCATTGTCGAACAGGCTCAAACCATGAACCCGGAAGCGTCCAATGCGCTGCTCAAGATCCTTGAGGAACCGCCGGATCGGACGATTTTCATTCTGACGGCCCTTACGCCGGGCGATTTGCTGCCGACGATCGCATCGCGTTGCATCAACGTCCGGTTCGATCCTGTTCCACGTCGACGCCGGGCGGCGGTTTGGCGGGCAAAATACGATTTAACTTCCGTGGAAGCCGATCTTTTTGCCATAATGGCCGAGGGCAGCCCGGGAAGGATCAATATGGACAGCCCGGCAGACAGAAAGGCGTGGCTTCGCCGGCGGAAATGGCTATTGAACCGCCTCTCCGAAATCACGTCGGGAACGGATCGGGATTTGGCCGTGAACGGCCTGATGGCTTTTGCCGAACGGCTCTTTCGGGAAAAGGCGCTTATCGACGGTTCCCTGGATATGATTCGATCCTTTTTGCGGGATCTGATTATTTTTAAACATGCTCCCGAGAAGATTCTCAACGAAGATGTGTTGAGTGACATTCGACGGATTTCGATAATATTTACTGAAAAATCGCTGCTTTCCAAAATTGAAGCGGTCAATGCCGCTCAAAAGGCTGTAGGGTCGAACGCCAACATCAGGCTGACCTTGGAAGTTATGGTATTGCAGCTGGCTAAAAAATAA
- a CDS encoding PSP1 domain-containing protein: MVKVVGIRFKPAGKVYDFDAGAFVLAPGDPVIVETEQGLGFGFVAVAPELRDEKTFDRALKKVYRLAGEADFHQREKNRELEKKAHAFCMACVKKLRLQMNLFSVEGTFDAGKLTFFFTADGRVDFRELVKMLVREFRIRIEMRQVGIRNQAKMCGGIGRCGRALCCSTFIEKFEPVSIRMAKEQGLSLNPTKISGQCGRLMCCLTFENETYKGLKTEFPKIGKMVETPKGKGKIVRHNAICNRIAVRLEEGQEMEFDLSDIQLESESKDKSRQNG; the protein is encoded by the coding sequence ATGGTAAAAGTTGTTGGTATTCGATTCAAGCCGGCGGGAAAAGTCTATGACTTCGACGCCGGTGCTTTTGTACTGGCACCGGGCGACCCGGTTATCGTCGAAACGGAGCAGGGACTGGGTTTCGGCTTTGTCGCGGTTGCTCCGGAACTTCGCGATGAGAAGACGTTTGATCGGGCCTTGAAAAAGGTTTATCGACTAGCCGGTGAAGCCGATTTTCATCAACGTGAGAAAAACCGGGAGCTTGAGAAGAAGGCCCATGCATTTTGCATGGCGTGCGTCAAAAAACTGCGATTGCAGATGAATCTGTTTTCGGTTGAAGGAACCTTCGATGCCGGCAAACTGACGTTTTTTTTCACGGCGGACGGCCGAGTGGATTTCAGAGAACTGGTGAAGATGCTGGTGAGAGAATTTCGAATCCGGATCGAGATGCGACAAGTCGGTATCCGGAATCAGGCTAAAATGTGCGGCGGAATCGGCCGGTGCGGCAGGGCATTGTGCTGCTCCACCTTTATCGAAAAATTCGAGCCGGTATCCATTCGCATGGCCAAGGAGCAAGGGCTTTCGTTGAATCCCACCAAGATTTCGGGTCAGTGTGGAAGGCTCATGTGCTGTCTGACCTTTGAAAATGAAACCTATAAAGGGCTTAAAACCGAATTCCCCAAGATCGGCAAGATGGTCGAGACCCCCAAAGGAAAAGGAAAAATCGTGCGTCACAATGCGATCTGCAACCGAATCGCCGTCCGTTTGGAAGAGGGGCAGGAAATGGAGTTCGATCTATCGGATATTCAACTGGAAAGCGAAAGCAAGGATAAAAGCCGTCAAAATGGATAG
- the metG gene encoding methionine--tRNA ligase, translating into MSDPFYVTTPIYYVNARPHLGHAYTTITADVACRFHTMKPAETYFLTGTDEHGDKIERAARREDMTPREYVDRISGIFKALWPELNIRYNQFIRTTDTRHKAFVQRILQQIYDAGDIYFSEYEGKYCFGCERFYTDRELVDGKCPDHETVPETIREANYFFRMSRYQDWLIRHIHHHPDFIRPERYRNEVLSFLKDPLDDLCISRPKSRLDWGITLPFDEKYVTYVWFDALLNYVSALDYPDGEKFRKFWPHVQHIVAKDILKPHGIYWPIMLKAAGIPVYKHLNVHGYWNIEESKMSKSLGNVVEPLSLKSVYGLDAFRYFLMREMVFGLDSSFSEAALVQRINSDLANDLGNLFSRVTAMTHKYLDGIVPGISEAAEERLSGLRFGDLKSNAAAVIDQYETAMESFAFHRAMIAVWEFINQMNKYIDVAAPWELAKKKSCRQELDAVMYQLLEGLRIVSGLIYPVMPDTARKMQEHLGLSPDEPFYLLTTLRAWKTLPPGVKLPKTTRLFPRVEIEIPKTQIPGDASSPSGPDALEPVALKPTIDIETFARIDLRVATIVKAEPVPKAKKLLKLEVDMGDTRTIVSGISGSYTPDELIGKQVIIVANLKPAKLMGVLSQGMLLAASEGKTVTIATLDKEVKPGTMLS; encoded by the coding sequence ATGTCGGATCCTTTTTATGTCACTACCCCCATTTATTACGTGAATGCCAGACCGCATCTGGGGCATGCCTACACGACCATCACGGCCGACGTGGCATGCCGGTTTCATACGATGAAACCGGCGGAGACCTACTTCCTGACAGGGACGGACGAACACGGCGACAAGATAGAGCGGGCTGCTCGCCGGGAAGACATGACGCCAAGAGAATACGTCGACAGGATCAGCGGCATCTTCAAGGCGCTATGGCCCGAGCTCAACATCCGATACAACCAATTTATTCGGACGACCGATACACGTCATAAGGCGTTTGTCCAACGGATTCTCCAACAGATTTATGATGCGGGAGATATCTATTTCAGTGAGTATGAAGGGAAATACTGTTTCGGTTGCGAACGCTTCTATACCGATCGGGAACTCGTTGACGGCAAATGTCCGGACCACGAGACTGTTCCTGAAACGATTCGGGAGGCCAATTACTTTTTCAGGATGAGCCGTTATCAGGACTGGCTGATCCGGCATATCCACCACCATCCCGATTTCATCCGTCCCGAACGGTATCGCAACGAGGTGCTTTCCTTCCTCAAGGACCCCCTGGACGACCTCTGCATTTCTCGTCCGAAAAGCCGCCTCGACTGGGGGATCACCCTGCCTTTCGACGAAAAGTACGTCACTTATGTCTGGTTCGATGCGTTGCTGAACTACGTTTCCGCCCTCGACTATCCCGACGGCGAAAAATTCCGTAAATTCTGGCCCCATGTTCAGCACATTGTGGCCAAGGACATCCTGAAACCTCACGGCATCTATTGGCCGATCATGCTCAAGGCCGCTGGAATACCGGTTTATAAACACCTGAACGTTCACGGCTACTGGAACATCGAGGAGAGCAAGATGTCCAAGAGTCTGGGCAACGTGGTGGAACCCCTCTCCCTCAAGAGTGTCTATGGGCTGGATGCCTTCCGGTATTTCCTGATGCGGGAGATGGTTTTCGGCCTCGACTCCAGCTTCAGTGAAGCCGCCCTGGTCCAGCGTATCAATTCCGATCTGGCCAACGACCTGGGAAATCTTTTCAGTCGGGTCACCGCCATGACGCACAAATATCTCGACGGCATCGTTCCAGGGATCTCGGAAGCGGCTGAGGAACGTCTGTCGGGTCTCAGATTTGGAGACCTGAAAAGTAACGCTGCCGCGGTCATCGATCAATACGAAACGGCCATGGAGAGTTTTGCATTTCACAGGGCGATGATTGCCGTATGGGAATTCATAAACCAGATGAACAAGTACATTGATGTCGCCGCTCCCTGGGAGCTGGCCAAGAAAAAATCCTGCCGACAGGAGCTGGATGCCGTCATGTATCAGCTCCTTGAAGGGCTCAGAATCGTTTCAGGTCTGATCTATCCGGTCATGCCCGATACCGCCCGAAAAATGCAGGAGCATCTGGGACTTTCTCCGGATGAGCCGTTCTATCTTCTGACAACTCTCCGGGCATGGAAGACGCTGCCGCCCGGGGTAAAACTGCCCAAAACGACGCGCTTGTTTCCCAGGGTAGAGATCGAAATCCCCAAGACACAAATCCCGGGAGACGCTTCTTCCCCGTCCGGGCCGGATGCGCTTGAACCGGTTGCCCTGAAACCGACGATCGACATTGAAACTTTTGCCAGAATCGATCTGAGGGTTGCCACCATCGTGAAGGCGGAGCCTGTTCCCAAGGCCAAAAAACTCCTCAAACTTGAGGTCGATATGGGAGATACCCGGACCATCGTGTCCGGCATTTCAGGAAGCTACACACCTGATGAGCTCATTGGAAAACAGGTGATTATTGTTGCCAATCTCAAACCCGCAAAGCTGATGGGTGTGCTGTCACAAGGCATGCTTCTGGCTGCCTCGGAAGGAAAAACCGTGACGATTGCCACACTCGACAAAGAGGTTAAACCCGGAACAATGTTGAGCTGA
- a CDS encoding penicillin-binding transpeptidase domain-containing protein produces MPPPASDFGVTTPLPETGIESGNETAVAVNRNGVDTPEADSLLAPKFVRQVIDKAQIQLIFDRRSFVNLSKNAFDYDFDGRKYQVDTSINTTLQRYMLGQLQRRYAHSIGIVIMEPETGRILSMISHDREDPDNNVCTESLFPAASIFKIITAAAAVEECGLQPDSTVTYSGAKHTLYRSQLNRKNQRHLNHISLRDSFAQSVNPVFGKLGLQYLGKKGLISHAEAFGFNQEIDFELPTAPSPFSVSDEPYNWAEIASGFNRSTLLSPLHGAVIASTMIANQGCLVEPSIVDQITDSSGRVIYKSRPKTLNRALSPKTTLAMRSLMKETVLTGTCRKTFQDISQSPILSRLNIGGKSGSINSRTNEGRRFDWFVGYAEEKEGDRKIVISIVVAHQNFIGTKANMYARMAIEKFFEDVGSRI; encoded by the coding sequence ATGCCGCCTCCCGCATCGGATTTCGGGGTAACGACACCCCTTCCGGAGACCGGGATCGAATCCGGGAATGAAACGGCCGTTGCCGTGAACCGGAACGGTGTCGACACGCCCGAAGCCGATTCTCTCCTTGCCCCGAAATTTGTGAGACAGGTGATCGATAAAGCACAGATCCAATTGATTTTTGATCGACGCAGCTTTGTCAACCTGTCGAAAAACGCATTCGACTACGACTTCGACGGCAGAAAATATCAAGTCGATACCAGCATTAACACAACGCTGCAGCGGTACATGTTGGGTCAACTGCAGCGCCGCTACGCCCATTCCATCGGTATTGTCATCATGGAACCGGAGACGGGCCGCATCCTCTCGATGATCAGTCATGATCGGGAGGATCCCGACAATAATGTCTGTACCGAGAGCCTTTTTCCCGCCGCCAGCATTTTCAAGATAATTACGGCCGCCGCCGCCGTGGAGGAGTGTGGGCTTCAACCCGATTCCACGGTTACCTACAGTGGTGCAAAACATACGCTTTATCGGTCGCAGCTGAATCGAAAAAATCAGCGGCATCTCAACCATATCAGCTTGAGGGATTCTTTCGCGCAGTCAGTCAATCCGGTATTCGGCAAACTCGGTCTTCAGTACCTGGGCAAAAAAGGATTGATCAGCCATGCCGAGGCTTTCGGGTTCAACCAGGAGATCGATTTTGAGCTTCCCACCGCACCCAGCCCCTTCTCCGTCTCCGATGAACCTTACAACTGGGCGGAGATCGCCAGCGGCTTCAACCGAAGCACGCTGCTGTCGCCCCTTCACGGGGCCGTCATCGCTTCGACAATGATTGCCAACCAGGGGTGTCTGGTGGAACCCTCTATCGTGGACCAGATTACCGACAGCTCCGGGCGGGTTATATACAAGAGCCGGCCGAAAACGCTAAACCGGGCACTTTCGCCGAAAACGACCCTGGCCATGCGTTCCCTCATGAAAGAGACGGTTTTGACCGGTACCTGCCGAAAGACTTTTCAGGACATCTCTCAGTCACCGATTCTTTCCAGGCTCAATATCGGCGGCAAGAGCGGGAGTATCAACTCCAGGACCAACGAGGGGCGGCGATTTGACTGGTTTGTGGGGTATGCCGAGGAGAAAGAGGGTGACCGTAAGATCGTGATCTCCATCGTCGTTGCTCATCAGAACTTCATCGGTACGAAAGCCAACATGTACGCCCGCATGGCCATCGAAAAATTTTTCGAGGACGTCGGGTCCAGAATATAA
- a CDS encoding DegT/DnrJ/EryC1/StrS family aminotransferase, with protein sequence MPGFEIFGAEERKEVMDVLETGVLFRYGFDGVRKGRWKAKTFEIELAERMGVAYGHLCASGTAALSIALAACGVGAGDEVVVPPFTFVATVEAVIYAGAVPVFSEIDDTLCLDPKSLESVITDRTRAVIPVHMCGAQARIGEIKAVCDRHGLILIEDACQAFGATLDGKALGTFGRMGCFSFDAVKTVTCGEGGAIVTDDQALYLKADAFADHGHDHQGSDRGAEGHEILGTNHRICELNAAVGLAQLRKLDKILEIQRTHKNTIKTALKQCPSITFRHIPDDAGDSATFLSFMLPDESTAREKTAKLAASGVDGCFYWYGNNWHYLRQWDHLKQLSSAARLPLELLENRPDYRKIHLPKSDALMARTLSMQIKLSWSEQAVERRIRSMIDILKD encoded by the coding sequence ATGCCGGGATTTGAGATTTTTGGTGCGGAGGAGCGAAAAGAGGTCATGGATGTCCTGGAGACGGGCGTCTTGTTTCGATACGGATTTGACGGCGTCCGAAAGGGACGATGGAAGGCGAAGACGTTTGAGATCGAACTGGCCGAAAGAATGGGAGTGGCTTACGGCCACCTCTGCGCCAGTGGAACGGCAGCCCTGAGTATTGCGTTGGCCGCATGTGGTGTCGGCGCGGGAGACGAGGTGGTGGTGCCCCCGTTTACCTTTGTCGCCACGGTGGAGGCGGTAATTTATGCCGGTGCCGTTCCCGTCTTTTCGGAGATCGACGATACCCTCTGTCTTGATCCCAAATCCCTCGAATCCGTGATTACCGATCGAACGCGGGCCGTCATCCCGGTACATATGTGCGGCGCACAAGCCCGGATCGGCGAGATCAAGGCGGTTTGTGACCGGCACGGCCTTATCCTGATCGAGGACGCCTGCCAGGCATTCGGCGCGACGTTGGATGGAAAGGCTCTGGGAACATTCGGCCGGATGGGCTGCTTCTCCTTTGATGCAGTCAAGACCGTCACCTGTGGCGAAGGCGGGGCCATCGTTACCGACGATCAGGCTCTTTATCTGAAGGCGGACGCTTTCGCCGATCATGGCCACGATCACCAAGGTTCGGACCGGGGCGCCGAAGGACATGAAATCCTTGGCACCAATCATCGGATATGCGAATTGAATGCCGCAGTGGGGCTCGCTCAACTCAGGAAACTGGACAAGATTCTCGAAATTCAGCGAACCCACAAAAATACGATCAAAACCGCATTAAAACAATGCCCGTCCATCACATTCCGCCACATCCCCGACGATGCGGGAGATTCCGCTACATTCCTATCTTTTATGTTGCCGGACGAGTCGACCGCACGGGAGAAGACGGCAAAGCTCGCCGCTTCGGGCGTGGACGGCTGTTTTTACTGGTACGGCAACAACTGGCATTATCTCCGACAATGGGATCATCTGAAGCAGCTCAGCAGCGCGGCCAGGCTTCCCTTGGAGCTCCTTGAAAACCGACCGGATTATCGGAAGATTCATCTGCCGAAATCCGACGCCCTCATGGCGCGAACACTTTCGATGCAGATCAAGCTCTCCTGGTCGGAACAGGCGGTCGAGCGTCGTATCCGATCGATGATCGACATCCTGAAGGACTGA
- a CDS encoding TetR/AcrR family transcriptional regulator — translation MDYSEFKQSVNLSRQDFYRRIFMENRANIRVKKEDTVVKNLEKIFCAALRLSNRNGFQAMSIRDLGREAGLSMGALYAYFSSKEELFGMLQTQAQVHVRRILEEWISRESHPAARLRTAIQTHLYLSEDLQPWFYFSFMEAKTFGADDAASIRSNEEYIEDVVRDILENGVRTGIFAARNCHLTASAVKALLQDWYLTRWRFARDHISIDQYVAFTIALVESFCMAENPSSEDHPA, via the coding sequence ATGGATTATTCTGAATTCAAACAGTCGGTCAACCTTTCACGGCAGGATTTCTACCGGCGGATTTTCATGGAGAACCGGGCGAACATCCGGGTCAAGAAGGAAGACACCGTCGTCAAAAACCTCGAAAAGATTTTCTGCGCAGCGCTCAGGCTCAGTAATCGAAATGGTTTCCAGGCCATGAGTATACGGGATTTGGGGCGAGAGGCCGGTCTCAGCATGGGGGCGCTCTATGCCTACTTCTCCAGCAAAGAAGAACTTTTCGGGATGCTCCAAACCCAAGCGCAGGTCCATGTCCGGCGAATACTGGAGGAATGGATCAGCCGGGAGAGCCACCCCGCCGCCAGGCTTCGGACGGCGATCCAAACCCATCTTTATTTGAGCGAGGACCTGCAGCCGTGGTTTTATTTTTCGTTCATGGAAGCCAAGACCTTTGGGGCTGATGACGCTGCATCGATTCGCAGCAATGAAGAATATATCGAGGATGTCGTCCGGGACATCCTCGAAAATGGTGTTCGAACCGGCATATTTGCGGCCCGGAATTGTCATCTGACCGCCTCGGCCGTCAAGGCCTTGCTGCAGGACTGGTACCTTACCCGATGGCGGTTTGCCCGGGATCACATCTCCATTGATCAATATGTCGCCTTCACCATTGCGCTCGTGGAATCGTTTTGTATGGCCGAGAACCCCTCGTCCGAAGATCACCCGGCCTGA
- a CDS encoding DUF3786 domain-containing protein, with protein MPLSVVDLYRDVLPKTNCRDCGFATCLAFAGMVVSEKLPLDGCPHIDPETAARCQKILDAQHAAGKWTRRDMAEDALVWAREKAASMAIEDLPHRIGGRLVGKESNVELELPYFSGLIRIGRNGVRKADDEPLNRWEQVFIYNHMAQGGKVNPTGRWKAFQEIPNTVSKIKSMRAHVEIPLAERFSGKPEALAEAARRIGGLDKIREHPSADAAWRFTPLPKVPVMLLFWNQDDEFEAKIKLLFDETVCEHLDIESILFLSERLVQLLCDNQAG; from the coding sequence ATGCCGCTCTCCGTCGTGGACCTTTATCGAGATGTTCTCCCCAAAACCAACTGCAGAGACTGCGGATTTGCCACCTGCCTCGCCTTTGCCGGCATGGTGGTCTCCGAAAAACTTCCCCTCGATGGCTGTCCCCATATTGATCCGGAAACAGCGGCACGATGCCAGAAAATCCTGGACGCCCAGCATGCCGCAGGCAAGTGGACCCGGCGGGACATGGCCGAGGACGCCCTTGTCTGGGCCAGGGAAAAAGCCGCATCAATGGCCATCGAGGACCTTCCCCATCGGATCGGAGGCCGGCTTGTGGGCAAGGAATCGAATGTGGAACTGGAGCTGCCATATTTTTCAGGCCTCATCCGCATCGGGCGCAACGGCGTACGAAAGGCGGATGATGAACCTTTGAACCGGTGGGAGCAGGTGTTCATTTACAACCACATGGCCCAGGGCGGAAAAGTGAACCCCACGGGGCGATGGAAAGCCTTTCAGGAAATTCCCAACACGGTATCCAAAATCAAGTCCATGCGGGCACACGTCGAGATTCCCCTGGCGGAACGGTTCAGCGGCAAACCCGAAGCACTCGCCGAGGCCGCAAGGCGAATTGGTGGGCTGGACAAAATCAGGGAGCATCCCTCGGCAGACGCCGCATGGCGCTTCACTCCCCTCCCAAAAGTACCGGTCATGCTCCTTTTCTGGAATCAGGACGACGAATTCGAGGCCAAGATAAAACTCCTGTTCGATGAAACCGTATGCGAACACCTCGACATCGAATCGATTCTCTTCCTGAGCGAACGCCTGGTCCAATTGCTCTGTGACAATCAGGCCGGGTGA
- a CDS encoding M23 family metallopeptidase — MMQLVVLGSILSMATIFVQATWALSLHLPESAYQGDMVVGRVHPPAAVFVGEHPAAVGRDGYFAFGIERMQPTDVIVSAQKSGEEIRRTLRILAFDWDIQRIDGLARHYVHPVPEDIRRIEADNRLIRSVRGRSPSSEPWFLERGFILPVKGRVSGVFGSQRILNGEPRSPHQGMDIAAPKGTPVISPADGVVRLDAPDLFLMGNTLIIDHGLGIQSVFIHLDQILVKEGAKVVQGQIVARVGKTGRATGPHLHWGVSVGTVMVDPARLVTQGFTTRPLVKQ, encoded by the coding sequence ATGATGCAACTCGTGGTTTTGGGAAGCATCCTGTCCATGGCGACGATCTTCGTTCAAGCGACCTGGGCGCTGTCGTTGCATCTTCCGGAGTCGGCCTATCAGGGGGATATGGTCGTCGGTCGGGTGCATCCGCCGGCGGCGGTTTTTGTGGGAGAACACCCTGCGGCCGTGGGGAGGGACGGGTATTTTGCTTTTGGCATCGAGCGCATGCAGCCCACTGATGTCATCGTTTCAGCCCAAAAGAGCGGAGAGGAGATTCGCCGGACCCTCAGGATCCTGGCGTTTGACTGGGACATCCAGCGCATCGACGGCCTGGCCCGACACTACGTCCATCCGGTCCCTGAGGACATCCGGCGAATCGAGGCGGACAACCGTCTGATTCGGAGCGTACGTGGGAGATCCCCTTCTTCGGAACCCTGGTTCCTGGAGCGGGGTTTCATCCTGCCCGTCAAGGGGCGTGTGAGCGGCGTTTTCGGAAGTCAGCGCATTCTCAACGGCGAACCCAGAAGCCCCCACCAGGGCATGGATATCGCCGCACCCAAAGGCACGCCGGTGATCTCCCCTGCTGACGGCGTCGTCCGACTTGATGCCCCCGACCTCTTCTTGATGGGAAATACCCTGATTATCGACCACGGCCTGGGGATTCAGTCCGTTTTCATCCATCTTGACCAAATCCTGGTCAAAGAGGGGGCAAAAGTCGTCCAGGGGCAGATCGTCGCCCGTGTCGGCAAAACAGGCCGCGCCACCGGCCCCCATCTCCACTGGGGCGTCAGTGTCGGCACCGTCATGGTGGACCCGGCACGATTGGTGACGCAAGGGTTTACGACACGCCCCCTTGTCAAACAATGA